From a region of the Mercurialis annua linkage group LG1-X, ddMerAnnu1.2, whole genome shotgun sequence genome:
- the LOC126669749 gene encoding uncharacterized protein LOC126669749, translating to MVSQRGVKANPEKIKAILEMTPPKNQWEVQILYRRVTALGQFISSSAKRCLPFYKTLKTKTFKWGKECDQAFEDLKKFLLKPPLLSRPKDTEILYLYTSVCRDATTAVLSDLERCGAKISKNLKDGASLDTNGKEVEIILQSSPDSCVNRSTDEEGALEAGALREIIQMVNTTRGARHLIRTQTGNESPSDFVAELTGCSTPDLEVKQQWELYVGREKNEKGAGAGVILKGPHKVQIKYGVHLRSAKTNNMTEYEVLIAGLALAVEKLLREIEKRGGQWQRRKIGREENVEANIIAKAASEKSDKFQRMKLKEEISSPTINAPKNYHTQEIDKRMELIWRYLEEGKTSNDRGEEEKIRRAASQLIRGQPPWQEMHLCKDIIGRPWRQTQRSWSRNAINAKKHGDRSHSLAQETKPSCNPWPFAKWGMDILGPFPTAKNQKKMHLYGDRPFHLMG from the exons ATGGTATCGCAAAGAGGAGTGAAAGCTAACCCAGAAAAAATCAAGGCAATCTTGGAAATGACCCCACCGAAAAACCAATGGGAAGTGCAAATCCTATACAGAAGAGTAACGGCACTAGGACAGTTCATCTCGTCATCAGCAAAGAGATGCCTCCCGTTCTACAAGACATTGAAAACGAAGACATTCAAATGGGGAAAAGAGTGCGACCAAGCCTTTGAAGACCTAAAGAAGTTCCTACTGAAACCGCCACTACTAAGCCGGCCGAAAGACACAGAAATCCTTTACTTGTACACTTCAGTATGCAGAGACGCAACCACAGCGGTTTTG TCAGACCTTGAAAGATGTGGagcaaaaatatccaaaaatctAAAAGATGGCGCTAGCCTAGACACCAACGGCAAAGAAGTTGAGATCATACTTCAAAGTTCACCCGATAGTTGTGTGAACCGATCAACCGACGAGGAAGGCGCTCTGGAGGCCGGGGCTCTCAGGGAGATTATTCAAATGGTAAATACAACTAGGGGAGCACGACATTTAATACGAACCCAGACAGGCAATGAAAGCCCAAGCGACTTCGTAGCAGAGCTGACTGGATGTTCCACACCAGACTTGGAGGTAAAACAACAATGGGAACTATATGTCGGCAGGGAAAAGAATGAAAAGGGGGCAGGGGCAGGAGTCATCCTCAAAGGCCCACACAAAGTGCAAATCAAGTACGGAGTCCATTTGAGATCTGCAAAAACTAATAATATGACGGAGTATGAAGTGTTGATAGCAGGATTGGCACTAGCGGTCGAG AAACTGTTACGAGAAATTGAGAAGCGAGGAGGACAATGGCAAAGAAGGAAGATAGGAAGGGAAGAAAATGTAGAAGCAAATATAATAGCAAAAGCAGCCTCAGAGAAAAGCGACAAGTTTCAGCGAATGAAACTCAAAGAGGAAATATCATCCCCGACCATCAATGCACCAAAAAATTACCACACACAAGAAATAGATAAACGGATGGAGCTAATTTGGAGGTACCTAGAGGAGGGGAAAACCTCCAATGACAGAGGAGAGGAAGAGAAGATAAGAAGAGCAGCCAGCC AGCTCATAAGGGGCCAACCGCCATGGCAAGAAATGCATCTTTGCAAGGATATTATTGGCCGACCATGGAGGCAGACTCAAAGGAGCTGGTCAAGAAATGCGATAAATGCCAAAAAGCACGGAGATAGGTCGCATAGTCTTGCTCAAGAGACAAAGCCATCATGCAACCCTTGGCCGTTTGCAAAATGGGGAATGGACATCCTTGGGCCATTCCCAACGGCGAAAAACCAGAAAAAAATGCATCTTTATGGCGATCGACCATTCCACCTAATGGGTTGA